A window from Candidatus Gracilibacteria bacterium encodes these proteins:
- a CDS encoding HAD family phosphatase, producing MKFKTIFWDNDGTLVNTEVPFFLATQKVLASVGIELTEEWNANECLKKGRSSFELAEAAGIDEETIQKLRERRDELYFKELKKNVEVMEGVIPTLEELYGRVPMGIVTTSPRMHFNQIMKATGLGKYFDFTICGDEVEQIKPHPEPYLKAWRISGFKKSECLVIEDTGRGLTAAKRAGLPCFICPTAYSKGTDFSQADKVIDNVSEILEFFN from the coding sequence ATGAAATTCAAAACAATCTTCTGGGACAATGATGGAACCCTTGTGAACACTGAAGTTCCATTTTTTCTAGCAACACAGAAAGTACTCGCGAGTGTTGGTATAGAATTAACCGAAGAGTGGAATGCAAATGAATGCTTGAAGAAAGGCAGAAGCAGCTTTGAACTTGCAGAGGCTGCGGGCATAGACGAAGAGACTATTCAAAAGTTAAGAGAAAGAAGGGATGAACTTTACTTTAAGGAATTGAAGAAAAATGTCGAAGTTATGGAAGGGGTCATTCCTACCCTAGAGGAATTGTACGGGAGAGTGCCAATGGGAATCGTTACAACGAGCCCACGGATGCATTTCAACCAAATCATGAAAGCAACAGGCTTAGGGAAATATTTTGACTTCACTATTTGCGGTGATGAAGTGGAGCAAATCAAACCCCATCCAGAACCCTATCTTAAAGCATGGAGAATAAGTGGCTTTAAAAAAAGCGAATGCCTAGTGATTGAAGATACTGGACGAGGGCTAACTGCTGCAAAGAGAGCCGGCCTCCCCTGCTTTATTTGTCCAACAGCATACTCCAAAGGAACCGATTTCTCTCAAGCAGATAAAGTGATCGACAATGTCAGTGAGATCTTAGAATTCTTCAACTAA
- a CDS encoding SET domain-containing protein-lysine N-methyltransferase gives MIETKSSNIHGKGVFATEKIPEGKMILEIDDSHIIGDPTAVPEAEHNYIDSFDGNDILWMEPERYINHSCEPNVYLKTIDGKRKVLAMKDIQAGDELFFDYRIGGYGEFTWECHCGASSCSKLCHIDFFKLPSEKQREYLPYLDEWFLKKFKDRF, from the coding sequence ATGATTGAAACCAAAAGCTCAAATATCCATGGCAAAGGAGTATTTGCTACTGAAAAAATCCCGGAGGGAAAGATGATTCTCGAAATCGATGATTCTCACATTATTGGAGACCCCACAGCAGTTCCTGAAGCTGAGCATAATTATATCGATTCTTTCGACGGGAACGACATCCTATGGATGGAACCAGAACGATACATCAATCATTCTTGTGAACCGAATGTTTACTTAAAAACTATTGATGGAAAACGAAAGGTCCTCGCAATGAAAGATATCCAGGCGGGTGATGAACTGTTCTTTGATTATCGTATCGGAGGATATGGAGAATTCACTTGGGAATGCCACTGCGGAGCTTCAAGCTGCAGCAAACTTTGTCATATCGATTTCTTCAAACTTCCGTCAGAAAAACAAAGGGAATACCTTCCCTACTTGGACGAGTGGTTCTTAAAAAAGTTTAAAGATCGCTTTTAG
- a CDS encoding ATP-binding protein, which translates to MPLSEFNDDLKQFIYLGQERVNVEFKANLTWGNGQTNNFIAKAMMAMSNSRDGGVIIIGVEDGTFNPVGLSQTEVNSYEYDTIGRYMNNHAQPSIDFTLEKGQVTEADGTEKLFVVIQVQEANALPIVCTKTVSINPAGGAHLGNLALREGAVYIRSKSPVESREISGHREWRDFVDLLLDRHQNQLVSKIPWKLLDAATQTVADADHFNQQLEDLGSIQMSC; encoded by the coding sequence ATGCCCCTGTCCGAATTCAATGACGACCTAAAGCAGTTTATTTACCTTGGTCAAGAACGAGTTAATGTAGAATTCAAGGCAAATCTAACCTGGGGCAATGGACAAACGAACAACTTCATTGCGAAAGCGATGATGGCTATGTCAAACAGTAGAGATGGAGGAGTCATAATAATTGGCGTTGAGGATGGAACTTTCAATCCAGTCGGTTTATCACAGACAGAGGTAAATTCTTATGAATATGACACAATCGGCAGATACATGAACAATCATGCACAGCCTTCAATAGATTTCACTCTCGAAAAAGGACAAGTTACTGAAGCAGATGGCACGGAGAAACTCTTCGTTGTAATTCAGGTTCAAGAAGCAAACGCATTACCAATAGTGTGCACAAAAACCGTATCAATAAATCCAGCAGGTGGTGCACATCTAGGGAACTTAGCCTTGCGGGAGGGTGCTGTTTACATACGTTCTAAATCTCCAGTAGAATCAAGGGAAATATCGGGGCATAGAGAATGGAGGGATTTTGTTGACCTCCTACTCGATAGACATCAAAATCAGCTTGTGTCGAAGATCCCCTGGAAACTACTTGATGCTGCCACTCAAACAGTGGCGGATGCGGATCATTTTAATCAACAACTTGAAGACCTATGATCGATACAAATGAGTTGCTAA
- a CDS encoding SEC-C metal-binding domain-containing protein — translation MDKKTELIGKLEAITKEPGFIHTLAILLKNDLFFDPNEAADIDWRERLSFQELNFLLGLFIKHPIKVNLITKEETAKQAQRIYEAFRDLHTELNSYIPEILKEDIEKTRQMTDKEKKDLMKEKFGSGEIMTEAIFYGNSGAYDFEYWEFAPKKYKYDELWLKKNRGIEMKKMALISQKLKKLSEQKKLGLKKPASFEEYCHFILNIFTFNRTDLLKDFDEKTVTAFLENFSIKPGIENKGFLSIGQYNVMESHPIIRLDDDKFFLPISFSLAQSIYESPFYWMAEDKVYKDKSFEHRGSTNEEIAIERLEKIFGVENIYRNVKVKKSKKETISDIDILVLTGNKSIIIQSKAKRLTELSKKGDKETLKKDFQKAIQDAYDQGVVCRETLLSGTNKLIDEDGNELSLKEPIEDAYIICLTSDTYPAITHQVDVYLQKSDELPYPVAISIFDLDILCFYLQDPFEFLYYLRQRIDLSEYFRGTSEIALLGWHLKRKLFRDPDADMIFADESLAQLIDANFPALKGHQPITEATERLHHSWYNKDFEKLIAEVKNSQIAGFTDALFYLYDLAGDGADRLIEAINSVKIKTRIDPQIHDVTMIFEEGKSGVSFICMPDSIGTLDKHILTHAMARKYKTKADLWLGIGSYEGSKRMVDSLVFSKEKWMHDENLEKVEKIALKTGKPMTVQDKKLKKIGRNDACFCNSGKKYKKCCLNKV, via the coding sequence GTGGACAAGAAAACAGAGTTGATCGGTAAACTTGAGGCTATCACTAAAGAGCCAGGGTTTATTCATACCCTAGCGATTTTGTTAAAGAACGACCTTTTCTTTGATCCCAATGAAGCGGCAGACATCGACTGGAGGGAACGGCTAAGTTTTCAGGAGCTTAACTTCCTCCTTGGATTATTTATCAAACATCCTATAAAAGTAAATCTTATAACCAAAGAAGAAACAGCTAAACAGGCACAAAGAATATATGAGGCCTTCCGTGATCTTCACACTGAACTCAATAGCTATATCCCAGAGATTCTAAAAGAGGATATTGAAAAAACTAGGCAGATGACCGATAAAGAGAAAAAGGATCTGATGAAAGAAAAATTTGGATCTGGAGAGATAATGACTGAAGCAATTTTCTATGGAAATTCAGGTGCATACGATTTTGAGTATTGGGAATTCGCACCGAAAAAGTATAAATACGATGAACTATGGCTTAAAAAAAATCGCGGCATTGAAATGAAAAAGATGGCTCTCATATCTCAAAAATTGAAAAAACTTTCAGAACAAAAAAAGTTAGGGCTTAAAAAACCAGCTTCCTTTGAGGAGTATTGTCATTTCATTCTAAATATTTTCACTTTCAATCGAACTGACTTGTTAAAAGACTTTGACGAGAAAACGGTGACCGCCTTTCTAGAAAATTTTTCTATTAAACCAGGGATTGAAAACAAAGGATTTTTAAGTATCGGACAGTACAATGTGATGGAGTCACATCCCATAATTAGGCTAGATGATGACAAGTTTTTCTTGCCAATAAGTTTTAGTTTAGCTCAATCAATATACGAAAGCCCCTTTTACTGGATGGCAGAAGACAAGGTTTACAAGGACAAGTCCTTTGAACACAGGGGTTCAACCAATGAGGAAATAGCTATAGAACGGTTAGAAAAGATTTTTGGAGTAGAAAATATTTATAGAAATGTAAAAGTCAAAAAGAGTAAGAAAGAAACAATTTCAGATATTGATATCCTGGTTCTTACAGGGAACAAATCAATAATCATACAATCTAAAGCAAAGAGACTGACGGAGCTTTCAAAAAAGGGCGATAAAGAAACATTAAAAAAAGATTTTCAAAAGGCCATTCAAGATGCATATGATCAAGGTGTAGTTTGCAGAGAAACACTACTCTCAGGGACAAATAAACTTATAGATGAAGATGGTAATGAATTAAGTCTAAAAGAACCGATCGAAGATGCTTATATTATTTGCTTAACATCGGATACCTATCCCGCCATCACTCATCAAGTAGACGTATATTTACAGAAGAGTGATGAACTGCCTTATCCAGTTGCCATAAGTATTTTTGATCTAGATATATTATGCTTCTACCTGCAAGATCCATTTGAGTTTCTCTACTATCTTAGACAAAGGATAGATCTTTCAGAATACTTCAGAGGTACTTCTGAAATTGCTCTATTGGGATGGCATCTTAAAAGAAAACTATTCAGAGACCCCGATGCAGATATGATATTTGCAGATGAAAGTTTGGCTCAACTCATAGATGCCAACTTCCCTGCCTTAAAAGGACACCAACCCATAACCGAAGCAACAGAACGATTACACCATTCTTGGTATAACAAGGATTTTGAGAAACTTATAGCAGAGGTTAAAAACTCACAAATTGCTGGCTTTACCGATGCCCTCTTTTACTTATACGACCTTGCAGGAGATGGCGCGGATCGACTAATTGAAGCTATAAATTCCGTGAAGATAAAAACAAGGATCGATCCTCAGATACATGATGTGACAATGATCTTTGAAGAGGGGAAGAGCGGCGTGAGTTTCATTTGTATGCCAGATAGCATAGGCACTTTAGATAAACATATTTTAACTCATGCAATGGCGAGAAAGTACAAAACAAAAGCTGATCTATGGCTTGGGATTGGAAGCTACGAAGGAAGTAAACGGATGGTGGATAGTCTCGTTTTTAGCAAAGAAAAATGGATGCATGACGAAAATTTGGAAAAAGTAGAAAAAATTGCACTTAAAACAGGTAAGCCTATGACAGTACAAGACAAGAAATTAAAAAAAATCGGGAGAAATGATGCTTGTTTTTGTAATAGTGGAAAAAAATACAAAAAATGCTGCTTAAATAAAGTCTAA
- a CDS encoding helix-turn-helix transcriptional regulator produces the protein MAKDIVIQFGKHIRELRLEREFTQEELASRSKISLKYIQKIEGRNPPNLGLVALQKLANGFDVPLWRLLKF, from the coding sequence GTGGCAAAAGACATCGTAATTCAATTCGGGAAGCATATAAGAGAACTGCGTCTTGAAAGGGAGTTTACTCAAGAAGAGTTGGCTAGTCGTTCAAAGATCAGTTTGAAATATATTCAAAAGATTGAAGGTAGAAACCCACCAAATCTTGGGCTCGTGGCACTACAAAAATTAGCAAATGGATTTGATGTGCCACTTTGGAGACTACTTAAATTCTAA
- a CDS encoding DNA methyltransferase, whose protein sequence is MKTPSKTYLFQTGHGKGLAKAEIEAVAKNLGEGKIIAEVEDGFVVEGNIPDARAQLNRMGSIVRIGEVLQSGPAHMPLNFEEWVKNALEEKFKGYKGKMRYGLSMHPKNEATLKKILIGAKKAVKALGNVRFVNKDFQNLSSVQAWHEHLLEQGAVELHLFKSMENEDEKGRWYLVKTLAIQDFEWYSKRDYDRPAKDAKNGMFPPKLAQILINLAEPEPGSTIMDPFCGSGTVLQEALLMDYAAWGSDLEKDMVEGTKTNLAWLSQKSKKGEQFEYTVIQADAGALSPKDLPSGSFTIVSETWLGPRLTKLPSPQELAKIQTDVEELFENFLGHLKTVVKRPVTLVLTAPFHKEKNDRHFLPHLPEILASHGTIIPLQARERPSLFYERKDQTVAREIWKLKIG, encoded by the coding sequence ATGAAAACTCCTTCAAAAACCTATCTCTTTCAAACCGGTCACGGAAAAGGACTCGCTAAAGCTGAAATTGAGGCGGTGGCCAAAAATTTAGGCGAGGGCAAAATTATTGCCGAAGTGGAGGATGGATTTGTGGTGGAAGGCAATATCCCGGATGCGCGCGCCCAATTGAACCGAATGGGCAGCATCGTGCGGATCGGTGAAGTCCTGCAAAGTGGCCCGGCCCACATGCCCCTGAATTTTGAGGAATGGGTGAAAAACGCCCTCGAAGAAAAGTTCAAAGGCTACAAGGGGAAAATGCGTTATGGCCTCAGCATGCATCCCAAAAACGAAGCGACTCTTAAAAAAATTCTCATCGGCGCCAAAAAAGCCGTAAAAGCGCTGGGCAATGTGCGCTTTGTGAACAAGGATTTTCAAAATCTCTCCTCCGTGCAGGCCTGGCACGAACACCTTTTGGAACAAGGCGCAGTGGAATTGCATCTCTTTAAAAGCATGGAAAACGAAGACGAAAAAGGCCGCTGGTATCTGGTGAAAACCTTGGCGATCCAGGATTTTGAATGGTATTCCAAGCGCGATTACGACCGCCCCGCCAAAGACGCAAAAAATGGGATGTTCCCGCCAAAGCTTGCTCAAATTCTCATCAACCTTGCGGAACCCGAACCCGGCAGCACTATTATGGACCCCTTTTGTGGAAGCGGAACCGTGCTGCAGGAAGCTCTGCTCATGGACTACGCGGCTTGGGGCAGCGATCTAGAAAAAGACATGGTGGAAGGCACAAAAACGAACTTGGCCTGGCTCAGTCAAAAGAGTAAAAAGGGCGAGCAATTTGAGTACACCGTGATCCAAGCGGACGCCGGCGCACTCAGCCCCAAAGACCTACCCAGCGGCTCCTTCACCATCGTGAGCGAAACCTGGCTCGGCCCCCGCCTCACCAAACTCCCCTCTCCCCAAGAGCTAGCGAAAATCCAAACCGACGTGGAAGAACTTTTCGAAAACTTTTTGGGCCATCTGAAAACGGTAGTGAAAAGGCCAGTGACCTTGGTGCTCACGGCGCCCTTTCATAAGGAGAAAAATGACCGCCACTTCCTCCCCCACTTGCCCGAAATTTTGGCCAGCCACGGCACCATCATTCCCCTGCAAGCCCGCGAACGCCCCAGCCTCTTCTACGAACGCAAAGACCAAACCGTCGCTCGAGAAATCTGGAAGCTAAAGATTGGCTAA
- the ssb gene encoding single-stranded DNA-binding protein: MAFSLNRAQIIGNVTRDPEVRQTSGGQSVASFAVATNSTWVDKMGQKQEKAEFHNVVAWGKLAEICQAYVKKGRKLYVEGRMQTRDWDGEDGVKRYRSEIVAENLILLDRSGAPESGVTYDRESNSSAVKGQQDDSAVVASAPVEEEVSLDDLPF, from the coding sequence ATGGCTTTCTCCCTCAATCGAGCGCAAATTATTGGTAATGTAACGCGTGATCCTGAAGTGCGTCAGACTAGTGGGGGACAGAGTGTTGCTTCCTTCGCCGTTGCCACCAATTCCACTTGGGTGGACAAAATGGGGCAAAAGCAGGAGAAGGCGGAATTCCACAATGTGGTGGCTTGGGGAAAGTTGGCGGAAATTTGTCAGGCCTATGTAAAAAAAGGCCGCAAACTTTATGTGGAAGGTCGCATGCAGACGCGGGATTGGGATGGGGAAGATGGCGTGAAACGATACCGCAGCGAAATTGTGGCAGAGAATTTGATTTTGTTGGATCGATCGGGTGCGCCGGAATCCGGAGTGACCTATGATCGAGAGAGCAATTCTTCTGCAGTGAAGGGTCAACAAGATGACTCCGCCGTGGTCGCCTCCGCTCCTGTGGAAGAAGAGGTTTCCTTGGATGATTTGCCGTTTTAA
- the gmk gene encoding guanylate kinase, giving the protein MSQLAGKLFLILGPSGSGKGTVLKALRENHPEFVFPVSCTTRAPRPGEQDGEVYYFIKKEEFQHRMENDEFLEWAVVHGENYYGTLKEEILKPLREGKTVIREVDVQGLRSIRELIPKENLRSIFLTVDGWETLRHRILKRSTLPEDELERRRFSFMNEMKWAEECDTVIVSVEGEIEKLIADTEAAIAGS; this is encoded by the coding sequence TTGAGTCAACTCGCTGGCAAGCTCTTTCTCATTCTTGGCCCCTCTGGCTCGGGCAAAGGGACCGTGCTCAAGGCTTTGCGTGAAAATCATCCGGAATTTGTGTTTCCTGTTTCCTGTACCACTCGTGCACCGAGGCCGGGCGAGCAGGATGGAGAGGTGTATTACTTCATAAAGAAGGAGGAGTTTCAGCACCGCATGGAAAATGACGAATTTTTGGAGTGGGCGGTGGTGCATGGCGAAAATTATTATGGCACTTTGAAGGAAGAAATTTTGAAGCCGCTACGAGAAGGAAAAACCGTGATTCGTGAAGTGGATGTGCAGGGACTCCGCTCGATTCGTGAATTGATTCCCAAGGAAAATCTGCGATCCATTTTCTTGACGGTGGATGGGTGGGAAACGCTGCGCCACCGCATTCTGAAGCGCAGCACTTTGCCCGAAGACGAACTGGAGCGCCGCCGATTCAGTTTTATGAACGAAATGAAATGGGCCGAGGAATGCGACACCGTGATTGTGAGCGTAGAAGGGGAGATCGAAAAACTCATCGCCGACACCGAAGCCGCTATCGCTTGATCTTAA
- a CDS encoding recombinase family protein, producing MTDLDEPLKYCLYARKSSESDEKQAMSIDSQIHEMMQIAEQENLTIVEVKQESKSAKAKGVRTKFNEMLKELDEGKFNAILTWAPDRLSRNAGDLGDIVDLMDEGKLVSIRTHGQTFINSPNEKFLLMILCSQAKLENDNRGKNVKRGLRAKCERGKRPGIQPLGYKLYRDPEKLSAESKIIIDPERAPFIKKMFDYLTINGFSGRQINDFLTDEGFRTRKGKKVTLSMTYRIFKDQFYYGEFEYPEGSGNWYEGTHEPIITKEQWEAAQKAIKTFERKKWGSKSFYFSKLFKCGACKSGVCGETHINRHGKSYTYYKCTKYGGTKRCDEKYIREEELIESIAKLVDQFKSKELRIHKKITREVQKMNELHEITMGEGAKKITEHEYIHYILKSGTPVEKRDFLATLAGQLFLKEGKVWFKNAENESITPLQVQISPNATAPQGNGNGTLCWTHGERSP from the coding sequence ATGACAGATTTAGATGAACCCCTGAAATACTGCCTTTACGCCAGAAAGTCCTCGGAATCGGACGAAAAACAGGCGATGAGCATAGACTCACAGATTCATGAAATGATGCAGATCGCAGAGCAGGAAAACCTCACGATTGTTGAGGTAAAACAGGAGAGCAAAAGTGCCAAGGCAAAGGGCGTAAGAACAAAGTTTAACGAAATGCTAAAGGAGCTGGACGAAGGCAAATTCAATGCCATTTTAACATGGGCTCCAGACCGCCTAAGCCGTAATGCTGGCGATTTAGGCGATATTGTAGACCTTATGGACGAAGGCAAGCTCGTCAGCATTAGAACTCACGGACAAACCTTCATAAATTCACCCAACGAGAAGTTTCTACTCATGATCTTGTGTAGCCAGGCAAAGCTAGAGAACGACAATCGAGGGAAAAACGTGAAGCGTGGGCTTCGAGCAAAATGCGAACGAGGGAAAAGACCTGGAATCCAACCTTTAGGATATAAATTGTATCGAGATCCAGAAAAACTTTCAGCGGAAAGCAAAATAATCATAGATCCTGAACGTGCCCCGTTCATTAAAAAGATGTTTGACTACCTGACCATCAACGGTTTTAGCGGAAGACAAATAAACGACTTCCTTACGGACGAAGGGTTCAGAACAAGGAAGGGTAAAAAAGTAACACTCAGCATGACCTATAGAATCTTCAAAGATCAATTTTACTACGGTGAGTTCGAATACCCAGAAGGAAGCGGTAACTGGTACGAAGGAACTCATGAGCCGATCATTACAAAAGAACAGTGGGAAGCCGCACAGAAAGCCATTAAAACCTTTGAAAGAAAGAAGTGGGGCAGCAAAAGCTTCTATTTCAGTAAATTGTTCAAGTGCGGAGCCTGTAAGTCTGGGGTTTGTGGCGAAACTCATATCAACAGGCATGGAAAAAGCTACACCTACTACAAATGCACAAAATACGGAGGCACCAAGCGGTGCGATGAAAAATACATCCGTGAAGAGGAGCTTATTGAGAGCATCGCCAAGCTGGTAGATCAGTTCAAAAGCAAGGAGTTACGGATACATAAGAAAATAACTCGGGAAGTCCAAAAAATGAATGAACTGCATGAAATTACGATGGGCGAAGGGGCGAAAAAAATCACGGAACATGAATACATCCACTACATCCTGAAAAGCGGAACTCCAGTAGAGAAAAGGGATTTTCTGGCAACTTTGGCGGGGCAACTCTTTTTGAAAGAAGGGAAAGTTTGGTTCAAAAATGCAGAAAATGAATCAATCACCCCACTACAAGTGCAGATTTCTCCTAATGCCACTGCGCCTCAGGGGAACGGGAATTGAACCCTTTGCTGGACTCATGGGGAAAGATCACCCTAA
- a CDS encoding ATP-binding protein produces the protein MELIRKLLKNRFFLFFIFIGVFIVSNYYFSKSFLPSTQTEDLWFYSGIFMVLFSVLFIEPYYSSPRNVITNVIPLLLVFLSVESNFINKPLWWIAVVILLLALSISLISIGLQDENKSPDHIRNKTADFLKNLAVIIGKGKVIYSAVFFLFLYVNIDADGLSKIFAGQFMFLLVLWGIIMAIDPNELTNTFSIRRKVKDADEIGVIFGVQSKKMFLVRLHEDRKSIKKFDLVKCKYSMQASNEYVMSGIVFDTYLLNQEKWAKVLQLGEIEEKRKKSDNNIVYKITNAEEKQALSEQLNIRNFVGVIIEGSEIGRIQFEYSKKEDDLQEGDLLELKIGDKRLFYQVFGGLTQREHLEGRNEMGYIRGEAIQLGEWQSSDLSFQKFGWVPPINTPVFKADTSNIDVAALQYPDYKIGIIPGTTLPSVLDLNEAVSHHTALLGVTGSGKSHLARKIIRELSQDTKVICVDFTGEWKTSMSSLNPVALIGTSDLSQLEADIAQKETEASSRNADKTKLLEYKKKINEKLGGYVKTFIESKDKIALFELPELSNTMFVLEFTQLFLEAVFSYAKQHRGQKICIVLEEAHTIIPETNFLGDLGDYGSSKALVSKMSQIALQGRKYGVGLLVIAQRTANVSKTVLTQCNTVICFQAFDETSFTFLGNYIGQNLVKTLPNLKRYHAIITGKAVRSNLPMIIQLEE, from the coding sequence ATGGAGTTGATCAGAAAATTGCTGAAAAACAGGTTCTTCCTATTTTTTATATTCATCGGAGTTTTCATCGTATCAAATTATTATTTTTCAAAAAGTTTTTTACCAAGCACTCAGACTGAAGATCTTTGGTTTTATTCGGGAATTTTTATGGTTCTCTTTTCAGTTTTATTTATTGAGCCATATTATTCTTCACCAAGAAATGTAATCACAAATGTGATACCACTTTTATTGGTTTTTCTCTCTGTAGAGAGCAACTTTATCAATAAGCCCTTATGGTGGATAGCAGTTGTGATACTTTTACTAGCACTCTCTATATCTCTCATTTCAATTGGGCTTCAAGATGAGAATAAAAGTCCTGACCATATAAGAAATAAAACAGCAGATTTCTTAAAAAATCTGGCGGTTATAATCGGAAAGGGGAAAGTAATCTACTCTGCAGTATTTTTTCTTTTCCTATATGTAAATATAGATGCAGATGGGCTTAGTAAAATTTTTGCGGGGCAGTTCATGTTCTTACTTGTTTTATGGGGGATCATTATGGCTATAGACCCCAATGAGCTGACCAATACTTTTTCTATCAGAAGAAAGGTTAAGGATGCAGACGAAATCGGAGTTATTTTTGGTGTTCAGTCAAAAAAAATGTTTTTGGTAAGATTGCACGAGGATCGCAAATCCATAAAAAAGTTCGACCTGGTCAAATGTAAATACTCAATGCAAGCTTCAAATGAGTATGTTATGTCTGGAATAGTTTTTGATACCTACCTATTGAATCAAGAGAAATGGGCGAAAGTACTGCAGTTAGGAGAGATCGAGGAGAAAAGAAAGAAATCTGATAATAATATCGTTTATAAAATTACTAACGCCGAAGAGAAACAAGCCTTAAGTGAACAGCTGAATATACGGAACTTTGTCGGTGTCATTATAGAGGGGTCAGAGATTGGTCGGATACAGTTCGAGTATTCGAAAAAGGAGGATGACCTACAGGAAGGTGACCTGCTTGAGTTAAAAATTGGAGATAAAAGATTGTTTTATCAGGTTTTTGGTGGACTAACACAAAGAGAACATCTCGAGGGTAGAAATGAAATGGGATATATCAGAGGCGAAGCTATTCAATTAGGTGAATGGCAGTCATCTGACCTGTCTTTTCAAAAATTTGGATGGGTGCCACCGATCAATACACCTGTCTTCAAAGCTGATACTTCAAATATTGATGTGGCGGCACTTCAATACCCAGATTATAAGATCGGCATAATACCAGGAACAACGTTACCGTCGGTATTGGATCTTAACGAAGCTGTAAGTCATCATACGGCATTGTTAGGGGTAACAGGATCTGGTAAGTCTCACTTAGCGCGTAAAATCATTCGAGAGTTGTCTCAAGATACTAAAGTTATTTGTGTTGATTTTACTGGTGAGTGGAAAACAAGCATGTCTAGTTTGAATCCAGTGGCATTAATCGGCACGTCAGATCTGAGTCAACTTGAAGCAGATATCGCACAAAAAGAGACTGAGGCTAGCTCGAGAAATGCGGACAAAACCAAACTTTTAGAGTACAAAAAGAAGATCAATGAAAAACTTGGGGGCTATGTGAAAACGTTTATCGAGTCAAAAGATAAAATTGCACTTTTTGAGCTCCCTGAACTGTCTAATACGATGTTCGTTTTGGAATTCACTCAGTTGTTTTTAGAGGCAGTCTTCTCTTATGCAAAACAGCATCGCGGACAGAAAATATGTATTGTGCTCGAAGAAGCTCACACGATAATACCAGAGACAAACTTCCTAGGAGATTTAGGCGATTATGGTAGCAGTAAAGCACTTGTAAGTAAGATGAGTCAGATTGCATTACAGGGAAGAAAGTATGGTGTTGGATTGCTTGTCATTGCACAACGAACAGCAAACGTTTCCAAAACGGTTTTGACTCAGTGTAACACCGTCATTTGTTTTCAAGCTTTTGATGAAACGAGTTTTACATTTTTAGGAAACTATATCGGACAAAACTTGGTTAAGACACTTCCAAACTTGAAACGGTATCACGCCATCATTACAGGGAAAGCAGTAAGGTCAAATTTGCCTATGATCATTCAGCTTGAGGAATAG